From Candidatus Methylopumilus planktonicus, a single genomic window includes:
- the gshA gene encoding glutamate--cysteine ligase, with translation MVPHLKTALTGPLLSLEKHLIHEMANIEHWFRIQWLEHAAPFYASVDLRNAGFKLAPVDTNLFPGGFNNLNPDFLSLSVQAAMVAIEKVCPEAHRLLIIPENHTRNIYYLKNLFELQNILRKSGLDVRIGSLDITISEPITIAVENNKSLLIEPLKRIKNRLVLENKALGNFDACAILLNNDLSAGIPDVLKNIEQNLIPPLHAGWSSRRKSQHFKAYDEVVKSFAEFIKVDPWLINPYFDHASGIDFHARQGEDELAIKVEQILNKIQSKYKEYKIEHEPFVIVKADAGTYGMGIMTVKHGDELRNLNRKSRNKMSVVKEGLEVSEVIIQEGVYSEECINEAVAEPVVYMIDHFVIGGFYRVHTTRGKDENLNAPGMHFVPLAFETSCSTPEIDESPLSTPNRFYAYGVIARLALLAASIELETHDPINQ, from the coding sequence ATGGTTCCTCATTTAAAAACCGCACTCACAGGACCTCTTCTTTCATTAGAAAAACATCTCATTCATGAAATGGCAAACATTGAACATTGGTTTCGCATTCAATGGTTAGAGCACGCAGCTCCCTTTTATGCATCTGTTGACTTAAGAAATGCAGGATTTAAATTAGCGCCTGTGGACACTAATCTTTTCCCAGGGGGTTTTAATAATTTAAATCCAGATTTTTTATCACTTTCTGTTCAAGCAGCGATGGTGGCAATTGAAAAAGTATGCCCTGAAGCTCATCGCCTTTTAATTATTCCTGAAAATCACACACGCAATATTTATTATTTAAAAAATTTATTTGAATTACAAAATATATTAAGAAAATCAGGTCTTGACGTACGCATAGGTAGTTTAGATATAACGATTTCTGAACCGATAACAATTGCAGTTGAAAATAATAAGTCTTTACTTATTGAGCCTTTAAAACGCATCAAAAATAGGCTAGTACTTGAAAATAAGGCGCTCGGTAATTTCGATGCATGTGCCATATTATTAAATAATGATTTGTCTGCCGGTATTCCTGATGTATTAAAAAATATTGAACAAAATTTAATACCCCCTCTTCATGCAGGATGGTCATCACGCAGAAAATCTCAACACTTTAAAGCTTATGACGAGGTCGTGAAATCATTTGCTGAATTTATTAAGGTAGATCCCTGGCTCATAAACCCTTATTTTGATCACGCAAGTGGCATTGATTTTCATGCAAGACAAGGCGAAGATGAGCTTGCGATAAAAGTAGAGCAAATTTTAAATAAAATACAATCAAAATATAAAGAATATAAAATTGAGCATGAGCCATTTGTGATTGTTAAGGCGGATGCTGGCACTTATGGCATGGGCATCATGACAGTGAAACATGGAGACGAATTAAGAAATTTAAATCGAAAATCCCGTAATAAAATGTCTGTTGTGAAAGAGGGCTTGGAAGTTTCAGAAGTGATTATTCAAGAAGGCGTCTATTCTGAAGAATGTATTAATGAAGCGGTCGCAGAGCCTGTCGTCTATATGATAGACCATTTTGTTATTGGTGGTTTTTATCGTGTGCATACCACACGAGGCAAAGATGAAAATCTTAATGCGCCTGGTATGCATTTCGTCCCTTTAGCCTTTGAAACTTCGTGCTCGACGCCTGAGATAGATGAGTCGCCCCTTTCAACGCCCAATCGATTTTATGCTTATGGTGTGATCGCTAGATTAGCGCTTCTTGCAGCGTCCATTGAACTCGAAACTCATGATCCAATAAATCAGTAA
- a CDS encoding HIT family protein has protein sequence MTSCTICNLIEGEIIWSDNILRVVLLDHQDYKGYCRVELISHTKEMTDLDETLQFKVMRCVFKVEEVLRKIFNPEKINLASLGNKTPHIHWHVIPRFKEDPHFPNSHWGEKLREGMHQTISTKEKKDLIQFLSQSLGQ, from the coding sequence ATGACCTCATGCACGATTTGTAATCTTATTGAGGGTGAAATCATCTGGAGCGACAACATCCTTCGCGTTGTTCTTTTAGATCATCAAGATTACAAAGGTTACTGTCGTGTTGAATTGATTAGTCATACAAAAGAAATGACAGATTTAGATGAAACGCTTCAATTTAAAGTCATGCGCTGCGTATTTAAAGTGGAAGAGGTTTTAAGAAAAATCTTTAACCCTGAAAAAATTAACTTAGCAAGCTTAGGCAATAAAACGCCCCACATTCACTGGCATGTTATTCCTCGATTTAAAGAGGACCCGCACTTTCCAAATTCACATTGGGGAGAAAAGTTAAGAGAAGGCATGCATCAAACTATATCAACAAAAGAAAAAAAAGACTTGATTCAATTTTTAAGCCAATCCTTAGGCCAATAA
- the lipA gene encoding lipoyl synthase, which translates to MIKPHTSKPIGVKEINFEKTSKNPIKIIEAPLKAKPHWIKMQLPQSQRFNEIKSILRKNNLHSVCEEASCPNIGECFSQGTATFMILGDLCTRRCPFCDVGHGRPLPPDPDEPKKLAQTIQELNLKYVVITSVDRDDLRDGGAQHFVDCIKEIRSISPNTKIEILVPDFRGRLDKALDILSLMPPDVFNHNLETIPRLYKKARPGSDYQHSLNLLLNFKIKFPDIPTKSGLMLGLGETNTEIIEVMKDLRAHKVEMLTLGQYLQPSVHHLPVDRYVDPKEFDALKEEAERMVFLSVASAPMVRSSYHADVQAHEAHN; encoded by the coding sequence ATGATAAAACCTCATACTTCAAAACCTATAGGTGTCAAAGAAATTAATTTTGAGAAAACTTCTAAAAACCCTATCAAAATTATTGAAGCTCCTCTCAAAGCCAAACCGCATTGGATCAAAATGCAGCTGCCTCAAAGTCAGCGATTTAATGAAATTAAATCAATTTTAAGAAAAAATAATCTTCATAGCGTATGTGAAGAAGCCAGTTGCCCCAATATCGGCGAATGCTTTAGTCAAGGTACTGCTACATTTATGATTCTCGGTGATCTTTGCACAAGACGCTGCCCATTTTGTGATGTCGGCCATGGAAGACCATTGCCACCTGATCCGGATGAGCCCAAAAAATTAGCCCAAACCATTCAAGAGCTCAATCTGAAATACGTAGTGATTACCAGTGTGGATCGTGATGATTTACGAGATGGCGGAGCACAACATTTTGTCGATTGCATTAAAGAGATTCGTAGCATTTCACCCAACACTAAAATAGAAATTTTAGTACCTGACTTTCGAGGCCGCCTTGATAAAGCGCTTGATATTTTAAGCTTGATGCCACCTGATGTGTTTAATCACAACCTTGAGACCATTCCACGGCTGTATAAAAAAGCACGCCCAGGCTCAGATTATCAGCACTCACTTAATTTGCTATTAAATTTTAAAATAAAGTTTCCTGACATACCAACGAAGTCAGGTCTTATGCTAGGGCTGGGTGAAACAAATACTGAAATCATTGAAGTGATGAAAGATTTGCGAGCTCACAAAGTTGAAATGCTGACCCTTGGGCAATATTTACAACCAAGCGTTCATCATCTGCCTGTTGATCGTTACGTCGATCCAAAAGAATTTGATGCTTTAAAAGAAGAAGCGGAACGCATGGTATTTTTATCGGTAGCAAGTGCCCCTATGGTGAGAAGCAGCTATCACGCAGATGTGCAAGCGCATGAGGCCCACAACTAA
- a CDS encoding NusG domain II-containing protein translates to MKLRSKFFLGDSLIILISLVFIIFAFKTFWHFETGSVVQVNFQGKTYGNFSLFQDKRISLIGKEGESMIEIKNGQARFKSAPCKNQYCVQQGWISFTGQILICIPNEISIEILGKTKAYDSLNY, encoded by the coding sequence TTGAAATTACGCTCTAAATTTTTTCTTGGTGATAGTCTTATTATTTTAATAAGTCTTGTCTTTATTATTTTTGCATTTAAGACTTTCTGGCATTTTGAAACAGGCAGTGTTGTGCAAGTAAACTTTCAAGGAAAAACATATGGAAATTTCAGTCTATTTCAAGACAAAAGAATTAGCCTGATAGGCAAGGAAGGTGAAAGCATGATTGAAATTAAAAATGGCCAGGCTCGCTTTAAGTCTGCTCCATGTAAAAATCAATATTGCGTTCAACAAGGCTGGATTAGTTTCACAGGACAAATACTGATTTGTATCCCCAATGAAATAAGTATTGAAATTTTAGGTAAAACGAAAGCTTATGACTCGCTCAATTATTAA
- the nadA gene encoding quinolinate synthase NadA, translated as MQLAQIKFNTFESISDEDCQQRIIAAKNKLGKNLVILGHHYQHESVYRHAGYTGDSLKLSRVVETLDAKYIVFLGVHFMAEVANILSRPDQLTILPDLAAGCSMADMANLSKVERSYRELSKVLSFDEVITPVTYINSAADLKAFCGEHGGIVCTSTNATKIIEWSFKQREKVLFFPDQNLGRWSGHKMGIPLDEMPVWDPDLPLGGLTEAEIKKAKIFLWKGHCAVHQMFRLQNIERFRQEHPDGKVISHPECPFEVCAHSDYVGSTEYILKTVTESPKGTKWLVGTELNLVNRLSNQMKAEDKLVQFMSHVICECSTMARIDPQHLAWCLENIVNNEPVNIIKVPEDEAKLAKLTLDRMLQVS; from the coding sequence ATGCAACTTGCTCAAATAAAATTTAATACGTTTGAATCTATCAGCGATGAAGATTGCCAACAAAGAATTATTGCAGCCAAAAATAAACTTGGTAAAAATTTAGTGATCTTAGGCCACCACTATCAGCATGAGTCTGTTTATAGACACGCAGGCTATACGGGTGACTCCCTTAAACTTTCTCGTGTTGTTGAGACACTTGACGCTAAATATATTGTGTTTTTAGGTGTGCACTTCATGGCAGAAGTCGCTAATATTTTATCAAGACCTGACCAATTGACAATTCTTCCAGACTTAGCTGCAGGTTGCTCAATGGCAGACATGGCCAATTTAAGCAAAGTAGAAAGAAGCTACCGAGAGCTTTCAAAAGTACTTTCATTTGACGAGGTTATCACTCCTGTCACTTATATTAATTCTGCAGCCGACCTTAAAGCTTTTTGTGGTGAACATGGGGGCATCGTTTGCACTTCAACGAATGCAACAAAAATTATTGAATGGTCATTTAAACAACGTGAAAAAGTTTTATTTTTTCCAGATCAAAATCTAGGTCGTTGGAGTGGTCACAAAATGGGTATTCCCTTAGATGAGATGCCTGTATGGGATCCAGATCTCCCACTTGGAGGTCTCACTGAGGCAGAGATTAAAAAAGCTAAGATCTTTTTATGGAAAGGTCATTGTGCAGTGCATCAAATGTTTCGCCTTCAAAATATTGAGCGCTTTAGACAAGAGCATCCGGATGGCAAAGTAATCTCTCACCCTGAATGCCCCTTTGAAGTTTGTGCTCATTCGGATTATGTGGGATCGACTGAATATATTTTAAAAACTGTCACAGAGTCTCCTAAGGGGACTAAATGGTTGGTGGGCACTGAACTTAATTTAGTCAATCGCCTTTCAAATCAAATGAAAGCTGAAGATAAACTTGTACAATTCATGTCGCATGTCATTTGTGAATGTTCAACTATGGCGCGAATTGACCCTCAACATCTTGCATGGTGTTTAGAAAATATTGTAAATAATGAGCCGGTTAATATTATTAAGGTACCTGAAGATGAGGCGAAGTTAGCTAAACTTACCCTAGATCGTATGCTTCAGGTGTCATAA
- the gshB gene encoding glutathione synthase has translation MLPILFIIDPPQSLHLKKDSTFALMKEAVKQNHEVYFCLQHDLYIDANQLFCRTHHFDVNIFPNHAKTYETHPVSFFNALFMRKDPPVDQAYLHTTFLLDIAKKSNVKVFNNPSSIRSWNEKISILQFGDLIPKTLVTANSEIVKQFFKDHGDIILKPLDGMGGKNIFRVSEFEKNLNVILEIMTNHGHQMIMAQQYIPEIKLGDKRIVIIEGKPFPYALARIPMEGETRGNLASGGQGVAQVLSKRDEEIAMIVGKKLLSEGLHFVGIDVIGDFLTEINVTSPTGIVELFEQTKQNPAELIINALH, from the coding sequence ATGTTGCCTATTCTCTTTATCATCGACCCACCACAGTCACTTCATTTAAAGAAGGATTCAACCTTTGCCTTAATGAAAGAGGCTGTTAAACAAAATCATGAAGTTTATTTTTGTTTGCAACATGACTTATATATTGATGCCAACCAATTATTCTGTAGAACACATCACTTTGATGTAAATATTTTTCCGAATCATGCAAAAACTTATGAAACTCATCCTGTTTCATTTTTTAATGCGCTCTTTATGAGAAAAGATCCGCCAGTTGACCAGGCTTATCTTCATACGACTTTCTTATTAGATATTGCTAAAAAATCAAATGTGAAGGTATTTAATAACCCTTCTTCTATTAGAAGTTGGAATGAAAAAATATCCATACTCCAGTTTGGTGATCTCATACCTAAAACTTTAGTCACAGCCAATTCAGAGATTGTGAAGCAGTTTTTTAAAGATCATGGCGATATCATTTTAAAACCGCTTGACGGCATGGGTGGCAAAAATATTTTCCGCGTCAGTGAGTTTGAAAAAAATCTTAATGTAATTCTAGAAATCATGACCAACCATGGCCATCAAATGATCATGGCCCAGCAATATATTCCAGAAATTAAATTAGGTGATAAACGTATCGTCATTATTGAAGGAAAACCTTTCCCTTATGCATTGGCTCGAATTCCTATGGAAGGCGAAACACGCGGTAATTTAGCATCAGGGGGCCAGGGCGTCGCACAAGTTCTATCAAAAAGAGATGAAGAGATTGCCATGATTGTAGGTAAAAAACTATTAAGTGAGGGGCTTCATTTTGTGGGGATTGATGTTATTGGTGATTTTTTAACAGAAATCAATGTAACAAGCCCTACCGGTATTGTGGAACTTTTTGAACAGACAAAACAAAATCCTGCAGAACTTATTATTAATGCGCTTCATTAA
- the purU gene encoding formyltetrahydrofolate deformylase, whose protein sequence is MKNSATLLITCPDAKGIVAAIADFLYQHNANILHADQHQDAENSLFLMRVEWDLKDFSLDEASFAQAFEVIAKTYKMTWELKLSKDKPRMAVMVSQYDHCLADLLHRYKNNELQCDIPLIISNHLNAQKLAEFYGIPFFHIPLEKDKKKEAEAEQFALFDKYHVDFIVLARYMQILSEDFIKRYPQRVINIHHSFLPAFIGAKPYHRAFERGVKLIGATSHYVTEVLDEGPIIEQDIDRISHRDQVEDLIQKGRDLERIVLYKAVRWHIENRILIYGNKTVIFD, encoded by the coding sequence ATGAAAAATTCAGCGACCTTATTAATTACTTGCCCAGATGCTAAAGGTATTGTGGCAGCTATCGCAGATTTTTTATATCAACATAATGCAAATATTTTGCATGCTGACCAACATCAAGATGCTGAAAATAGTCTTTTCCTTATGCGTGTTGAATGGGATTTAAAAGACTTTTCTTTAGATGAAGCCTCTTTTGCGCAAGCTTTTGAGGTTATTGCCAAAACTTATAAGATGACATGGGAATTAAAGCTGTCCAAAGACAAACCTCGCATGGCGGTTATGGTGTCACAATACGATCATTGTTTAGCAGACTTACTTCATCGCTATAAAAATAATGAGCTTCAATGTGATATTCCCCTCATTATTAGTAATCATTTAAATGCACAAAAGCTTGCTGAATTTTATGGCATTCCCTTTTTTCATATCCCTCTTGAAAAAGATAAAAAGAAAGAAGCTGAAGCAGAGCAATTTGCATTATTTGATAAATATCACGTCGACTTCATAGTCCTTGCTCGTTATATGCAAATCTTAAGCGAAGATTTTATAAAACGTTACCCACAACGCGTGATTAACATTCACCATTCTTTCTTACCTGCTTTTATTGGCGCCAAACCTTATCATCGAGCTTTTGAGCGAGGTGTTAAATTAATTGGGGCCACGAGTCACTATGTGACCGAGGTCTTAGATGAGGGACCGATCATTGAGCAAGATATCGATCGCATCTCACATCGCGACCAAGTAGAGGATCTCATTCAAAAAGGCAGAGATTTAGAGCGTATCGTTTTATATAAAGCAGTGCGTTGGCATATAGAGAATCGTATTCTTATTTATGGGAATAAAACTGTTATTTTTGATTAA
- the nudB gene encoding dihydroneopterin triphosphate diphosphatase — protein sequence MSFKKPISSLVLIYTEDFKVLLMERSDKKAFWQSVTGSLEENETPIEAAAREVFEETGINTNQYLLEDWHLSHVYEIYAHWRYRYAPNITHNTEHIFGLKVPSVIPIQLSEHEHVQYLWVDWKEAMDKVFSWTNVEAIKKLAEMHQLKL from the coding sequence ATGTCTTTCAAAAAACCCATTTCATCTCTTGTGCTAATTTATACAGAGGATTTTAAAGTACTTCTTATGGAGCGCTCTGACAAGAAAGCCTTCTGGCAATCTGTGACAGGAAGTTTGGAAGAAAATGAAACACCAATAGAGGCTGCAGCAAGAGAGGTATTTGAAGAAACTGGGATTAATACAAATCAATACTTGCTCGAAGATTGGCACCTATCTCACGTCTATGAAATTTATGCCCATTGGCGATATCGTTATGCTCCTAATATCACGCACAACACGGAACATATTTTTGGTCTTAAAGTTCCATCTGTCATTCCAATTCAACTATCAGAGCATGAGCATGTTCAATACCTATGGGTAGATTGGAAAGAAGCCATGGATAAAGTTTTCTCTTGGACTAATGTTGAGGCCATTAAAAAATTAGCCGAAATGCATCAACTAAAACTGTAA
- a CDS encoding FAD:protein FMN transferase translates to MRFIKFFFIVLGFSFLQSCSNPSLYQSKHYVFGTIVDISIYGEDEKKAEKVTKAVLEEFTRLHNSLHAWEKSDLTNLNESIAKNKPYRNASSELIEIIKNARELERASNHLFNPAIGELIDYWGFHQDEFNPMHPNQSKIKNLVERGPSLDQVQISGSTIKSVNPHVKIDLGGYAKGYALDQASKIIHAHHIKNALINIGGNIMAIGQHGNKPWRVGIQDPRGAQAIAKVDLLDGWAIGTSGDYQRYFINDGKRYCHLIHPFTGYPVQGVYSATVLIEPSQNAGTLSDVLSKPLFISKKEDRKDIAKKLRIYHYLIIEDKHISMTKTMADKIQFLNPNTQQNNQIEITL, encoded by the coding sequence ATGCGCTTCATTAAGTTTTTTTTTATAGTTTTAGGCTTTTCTTTTCTTCAGTCTTGCTCTAATCCATCCTTATACCAATCTAAACATTATGTATTTGGAACCATTGTAGACATTTCTATTTACGGTGAAGATGAAAAAAAAGCAGAAAAAGTCACCAAAGCTGTTCTTGAAGAATTTACAAGACTTCATAACTCTCTTCATGCTTGGGAAAAAAGTGATCTTACTAATCTCAATGAGTCTATTGCAAAAAATAAGCCTTATAGAAATGCCTCTTCAGAACTTATTGAAATTATTAAAAATGCGAGAGAACTAGAAAGGGCTTCAAACCATCTCTTTAACCCAGCTATAGGCGAACTCATCGATTATTGGGGATTTCATCAAGATGAATTTAATCCAATGCATCCAAATCAATCGAAAATAAAAAATCTTGTTGAAAGAGGTCCCTCGCTAGATCAGGTTCAGATTTCAGGATCAACCATTAAGAGCGTAAATCCTCACGTAAAAATTGATCTTGGTGGATATGCAAAAGGATATGCGCTTGACCAAGCTAGTAAAATCATTCATGCACATCATATTAAAAATGCGCTTATAAATATTGGTGGCAATATTATGGCAATCGGCCAACATGGTAATAAGCCTTGGCGTGTTGGCATACAAGACCCTAGAGGAGCGCAAGCGATTGCAAAAGTTGATTTACTTGACGGGTGGGCTATCGGGACATCGGGCGACTATCAACGGTATTTTATTAATGATGGCAAGCGCTATTGTCACCTTATCCACCCATTTACAGGGTACCCGGTCCAAGGTGTTTATTCTGCGACTGTCCTTATAGAGCCATCTCAAAATGCTGGTACTTTATCGGATGTATTATCTAAACCACTATTTATTAGTAAAAAAGAAGATAGAAAAGATATAGCGAAAAAACTTCGAATCTATCACTACTTAATTATTGAAGATAAACACATATCAATGACTAAAACGATGGCAGATAAAATTCAATTCTTAAATCCCAATACTCAACAAAATAATCAAATTGAAATTACGCTCTAA
- a CDS encoding Gx transporter family protein, with product MTRSIIKIKTTLLDHQIAQLSAVAIGLSLIESVLPSPMPGVKPGIANIITLYALYRFSFKTAVWVSILRVFATSLILGQFLSPTFMLSLTGSILSLLTLYIGIKLPSKIFSPLSLSILSSFAHIAGQLILVRLWLIPHASIYYLIPIYSAAALLFGFINGWIAYRLLKQHNSI from the coding sequence ATGACTCGCTCAATTATTAAAATTAAAACGACTTTGCTTGATCATCAAATTGCTCAGTTAAGCGCGGTTGCCATAGGGCTTAGCCTTATTGAATCGGTATTGCCATCTCCAATGCCAGGGGTAAAACCAGGCATAGCCAATATCATCACGCTTTACGCCTTATATCGTTTTAGTTTTAAAACAGCGGTGTGGGTGAGTATCTTAAGAGTCTTTGCAACAAGTCTCATATTAGGACAGTTTTTAAGTCCTACCTTTATGTTGAGCCTTACCGGATCAATCCTTAGTCTTTTGACTTTATATATTGGTATTAAATTACCATCTAAAATTTTTAGCCCCCTAAGCCTTTCCATTCTCTCTTCTTTTGCCCACATTGCAGGCCAACTTATCCTCGTTCGTTTATGGCTTATCCCTCATGCCAGCATCTATTATTTGATACCTATTTATAGTGCTGCTGCACTTTTATTTGGATTCATCAACGGATGGATTGCATACCGCTTACTCAAACAGCACAATTCCATATAA
- the ispH gene encoding 4-hydroxy-3-methylbut-2-enyl diphosphate reductase → MTDKINILLANPRGFCAGVERAIQIVEEALIQYGKPIYVRHEVVHNQYVINDLKKRGAIFVEDINDVPKGAHVIFSAHGISKVIREEAKLRELIPIDATCPLVTKVHVEVNKMLNQGMDIIMVGHDGHPEVEGTMGQIEKHQANRKMYLIETIEDVSSLIVDRPDKLAYVTQTTLSIDDTKIIIDALKIKYPNIQGPKSDDICYATQNRQDAVKTISSLCDLIIIVGSNNSSNSSRLKELAQREGVESYLIDHEDSLQSSWLLNKKNIGISAGASAPEESVKNIVSKIETLTKASITELSGIEENIIFKLPKI, encoded by the coding sequence ATGACAGATAAAATTAATATTCTTTTAGCTAACCCCCGCGGCTTTTGTGCGGGTGTTGAACGTGCCATACAAATCGTAGAAGAAGCGCTTATACAATATGGAAAGCCCATCTATGTGAGGCACGAGGTCGTTCATAATCAATATGTCATCAATGATTTGAAAAAAAGGGGTGCTATTTTTGTAGAAGATATCAATGATGTACCGAAGGGTGCACATGTGATTTTTAGTGCGCATGGTATTTCAAAGGTCATTCGCGAAGAAGCGAAGTTACGTGAACTTATTCCTATCGATGCGACCTGCCCATTAGTTACTAAAGTCCATGTAGAAGTAAACAAAATGCTTAATCAAGGCATGGATATTATTATGGTAGGACACGATGGCCATCCTGAAGTGGAAGGTACGATGGGTCAAATCGAAAAACATCAAGCAAACCGAAAAATGTATTTAATCGAAACTATTGAAGATGTCTCGAGTTTGATTGTTGATCGTCCAGATAAACTGGCCTATGTCACTCAAACTACACTTTCAATTGACGATACAAAAATAATAATCGACGCATTAAAAATAAAATACCCAAATATTCAGGGGCCTAAAAGTGATGACATTTGTTATGCCACACAGAATAGGCAAGATGCAGTCAAGACGATAAGTAGCCTTTGCGATCTTATTATTATTGTAGGCTCCAATAATAGTTCTAATTCAAGCCGCCTTAAAGAGCTGGCTCAAAGAGAAGGGGTGGAATCTTATCTGATTGATCATGAAGATTCACTTCAATCATCTTGGCTTCTCAATAAAAAAAATATTGGTATTTCTGCTGGGGCTTCCGCACCAGAGGAAAGCGTTAAAAATATTGTAAGTAAAATTGAAACACTTACAAAAGCATCCATTACTGAACTTTCAGGTATTGAAGAAAACATTATTTTTAAATTGCCTAAGATTTAA
- the lysA gene encoding diaminopimelate decarboxylase yields MTFISLKNGALHAEEISLEAISKQFGTPTYIYSKNVLIKTFESFKKGLLKVDHLICFAVKANSNIAILNLFAGLGAGFDIVSGGELERVIYAGGDPQKIVFSGVGKTESEITAALKANILCFNVESKSELIRIQEVAEKINIRASISIRVNPDVDAKTHPYISTGLKDNKFGVDFNQALSLYLDAKSMSYITTKGIDCHIGSQITELKPFLDALDRVLSLVDQLKKNNIHLSHIDIGGGIGICYQDESPPDFEIYTKEILSKIKDLNVKIIFEPGRALVGNAGVLLSKVEYLKQNDIKHFAIIDAAMNDLMRPTLYDAYHEIRLVREHDAKPQLFDVVGPVCESGDFIAKNRSLKLKENDLICIMSAGAYGMSMSSNYNSRGRAAEVMVDQDKLYEIRAREKSSDLFKLEKKLPL; encoded by the coding sequence ATGACATTTATTAGTTTAAAAAATGGCGCGTTACATGCCGAAGAGATTTCGCTTGAAGCTATTTCAAAACAGTTTGGTACGCCCACTTATATTTATTCAAAAAATGTGCTGATTAAAACTTTTGAGTCTTTTAAAAAAGGCCTTCTCAAAGTGGATCACCTTATATGTTTTGCAGTGAAAGCTAACTCTAATATTGCGATTCTTAATCTTTTTGCAGGCTTAGGAGCTGGCTTTGATATTGTCTCAGGCGGCGAACTTGAGCGTGTCATTTATGCGGGTGGTGACCCACAAAAAATTGTCTTCTCAGGTGTGGGCAAAACTGAATCTGAAATTACAGCCGCCCTAAAAGCGAATATATTATGTTTCAATGTGGAATCTAAAAGCGAACTTATTCGTATTCAAGAAGTTGCAGAGAAAATAAATATCAGAGCATCTATCTCTATCCGTGTAAATCCTGATGTCGATGCCAAAACTCACCCTTACATTTCAACAGGATTAAAAGACAACAAATTTGGTGTCGATTTTAATCAAGCGCTTTCGCTCTACCTTGATGCGAAAAGTATGAGTTATATTACTACTAAAGGCATTGATTGTCATATTGGCTCACAAATTACAGAACTTAAACCTTTTTTAGATGCACTGGATCGCGTACTTTCTCTTGTAGATCAACTTAAAAAAAATAATATTCATTTAAGTCATATTGATATCGGCGGCGGAATTGGTATTTGTTACCAAGACGAATCTCCACCTGACTTTGAAATTTATACAAAAGAAATCTTAAGTAAGATTAAAGACCTTAATGTCAAAATTATTTTTGAGCCTGGTCGAGCGCTTGTGGGTAATGCAGGTGTACTTTTATCTAAAGTTGAATATTTAAAACAAAATGATATCAAACACTTTGCCATCATTGACGCTGCCATGAATGATCTCATGAGGCCTACTTTATATGATGCTTATCATGAGATTAGGTTAGTTCGCGAACATGACGCGAAACCTCAATTGTTTGATGTCGTTGGTCCAGTATGTGAAAGTGGTGACTTTATTGCAAAAAATCGATCTTTGAAATTAAAAGAAAATGATCTTATTTGTATAATGTCGGCTGGAGCTTATGGCATGAGCATGAGTTCAAATTACAATTCACGTGGGCGCGCAGCGGAAGTAATGGTAGATCAAGATAAGCTTTATGAAATTAGAGCACGTGAAAAATCGAGCGACTTATTTAAACTCGAAAAGAAGCTACCGCTTTAA
- the lptM gene encoding LPS translocon maturation chaperone LptM has protein sequence MKKYLCIYVGFFLLINLVGCGTKGGLYMPDHPEVKYPGEYNKNKKNPT, from the coding sequence ATGAAAAAATATCTATGTATTTATGTAGGCTTCTTCTTGCTTATTAACTTAGTTGGATGTGGAACTAAAGGTGGTTTATATATGCCGGATCATCCAGAAGTAAAATATCCTGGTGAATATAATAAAAATAAAAAAAATCCTACATGA